A window of the Pseudomonas gozinkensis genome harbors these coding sequences:
- a CDS encoding M48 family metalloprotease: MTFLRPTLLTLACLLASPGFADDLPSLGDASSAIVSPQQEYQLGRAWLALLRSQVSQLNDPQLKDYVESSVYKLVETSQVNDRRLEFILINSPQLNAFAAPGGIVGVNGGLFLNAQTEGEYASVLAHELAHLSQRHFARGVEASQRMQVPMMAALLAGIVIAAAGAGDAGIAAIAGTQAAAIQEQRRFSRQNEQEADRIGILNLEKAGYDPRSMPTMFERLMRQYRFDAKPPEFLLTHPVTESRIADTRNRAEQAKPGGIEDSKRYQLIRARVQLTYEETPGLGAKRFRAQLDENPKNDVARYGLAIAQIKGGQLNEARENLKQLLEKSPNEIIYNLAQVDLDITNNKLADAQSRVDRMLSQYPGNYPLNQVRVDLLLKQNRTADAEKALEGLLKSRPDDPDVWYQVAETRGLSGNIIGLHQARAEYFALVGDYRQAIQQLDFAKRKAGSNFPLSSRIDARQRELMEQERMVKDMMG; the protein is encoded by the coding sequence ATGACTTTTTTGCGCCCTACCCTGCTGACGCTCGCTTGCCTGCTCGCCTCACCGGGCTTCGCCGACGACCTGCCGTCACTCGGTGACGCCAGCTCTGCCATCGTCTCGCCACAACAGGAATATCAATTGGGTCGCGCCTGGCTGGCGTTGCTGCGCAGCCAGGTTTCGCAGCTCAACGATCCACAGCTCAAGGATTACGTCGAGTCCAGCGTCTATAAGCTGGTGGAAACCAGCCAGGTCAATGACCGACGCCTTGAATTCATCCTGATCAACAGCCCGCAGCTCAACGCCTTCGCGGCACCGGGCGGGATTGTCGGGGTCAACGGCGGCCTGTTCCTCAATGCCCAGACCGAGGGCGAATATGCCTCGGTACTGGCTCACGAACTGGCTCACTTGTCCCAGCGCCACTTCGCCCGTGGTGTCGAGGCTTCGCAGCGGATGCAGGTGCCGATGATGGCGGCGCTGCTGGCCGGTATCGTGATCGCTGCTGCCGGCGCGGGTGATGCCGGCATTGCAGCGATCGCCGGCACTCAGGCGGCGGCGATCCAGGAGCAACGGCGTTTCTCGCGTCAGAACGAGCAGGAAGCCGACCGCATCGGCATCCTCAACCTGGAAAAGGCCGGCTACGATCCGCGCTCGATGCCGACCATGTTCGAGCGGTTGATGCGCCAGTATCGTTTCGACGCCAAGCCACCGGAATTCCTGCTGACTCACCCGGTCACCGAATCTCGTATCGCCGACACCCGCAACCGCGCCGAGCAGGCCAAACCCGGCGGCATCGAAGACAGCAAGCGCTATCAACTGATCCGCGCGCGTGTGCAGTTAACCTACGAAGAAACACCAGGCCTTGGCGCCAAACGCTTCCGTGCACAACTGGATGAGAACCCGAAAAACGACGTGGCCCGTTACGGTCTGGCGATTGCCCAGATCAAGGGCGGTCAGTTGAACGAAGCGCGGGAGAATCTCAAGCAACTGCTGGAGAAATCGCCGAACGAGATAATCTACAACCTGGCGCAGGTGGATCTGGACATTACCAATAACAAGCTGGCAGATGCACAGTCTCGGGTTGACCGGATGCTCAGTCAGTATCCTGGCAATTACCCGTTGAATCAGGTGAGGGTCGATCTGTTGCTGAAACAGAACCGCACCGCCGATGCGGAGAAGGCGCTGGAGGGTTTGTTGAAATCGCGTCCCGACGATCCGGACGTGTGGTATCAGGTCGCAGAAACTCGCGGACTGTCCGGCAACATCATTGGCCTGCATCAGGCCCGTGCCGAGTATTTCGCATTGGTCGGCGATTATCGCCAGGCGATCCAGCAACTGGACTTCGCCAAGCGCAAGGCTGGCAGCAACTTCCCGCTGTCCTCACGCATCGACGCCCGCCAGCGCGAGCTGATGGAGCAAGAGCGCATGGTCAAGGACATGATGGGTTAA
- a CDS encoding sulfurtransferase TusA family protein produces the protein MTDAVAHDCELDASGLNCPLPLLKAKMELNKLPSGAVLKVIATDAGSQRDFRTFAKLAGHTLLREEEEAGIYRYWLKKA, from the coding sequence ATGACCGACGCTGTAGCCCATGACTGTGAACTGGACGCCAGTGGCCTGAATTGTCCGCTGCCGTTGCTCAAGGCCAAAATGGAGCTGAACAAGCTGCCCAGTGGCGCGGTACTCAAGGTGATTGCCACGGATGCCGGCTCGCAGCGCGACTTTCGCACCTTTGCGAAGTTGGCCGGTCATACGCTGCTGCGTGAAGAAGAAGAGGCGGGTATCTACCGTTACTGGCTGAAAAAAGCCTGA
- a CDS encoding AI-2E family transporter, with the protein MFKVLRDWIQRYFSDEEAVVLAVLLFLAFTAVLTLGGMLAPVLAGMVLAYLMQGLVVTLERLRVPGGAAVGLVFALFMGVLMVFIVVVLPLLWHQLITLFNELPGMLAKWQSLLLLLPERYPHLVSDEQVLQAIEAARGEIGKFGQWALTFSLSSLPLLVNIMIYLVLVPILVFFFLKDRVMIGEWVRGYLPRERALITRVAEEMNRQIANYIRGKVIEIVICGGVTYIAFVALGLNYAALLALLVGVSVVVPYVGAVVVTVPVLLIALFQWGWSDQFIYLMAVYGIIQTLDGNVLVPLLFSEAVNLHPVAIICAVLLFGGLWGFWGVFFAIPLATLFKAVLDAWPRKEPVVAPLL; encoded by the coding sequence ATGTTCAAAGTGTTGCGCGACTGGATTCAGCGCTACTTCTCCGATGAAGAAGCCGTAGTGCTGGCGGTGCTGCTGTTTCTCGCCTTCACCGCTGTACTGACGCTTGGCGGAATGCTCGCGCCGGTACTGGCCGGGATGGTGCTGGCGTACCTGATGCAAGGGCTGGTGGTCACGCTCGAACGCCTGCGCGTGCCCGGTGGTGCGGCGGTCGGTCTGGTGTTTGCGCTGTTCATGGGCGTGCTGATGGTGTTCATCGTCGTGGTGCTGCCGCTGCTCTGGCATCAGTTGATCACGCTGTTCAACGAATTGCCGGGCATGCTTGCCAAGTGGCAATCGCTGCTGCTGTTGCTGCCGGAGCGCTATCCGCATCTGGTCTCCGACGAGCAGGTGCTGCAAGCGATCGAAGCGGCGCGCGGCGAGATCGGCAAGTTCGGCCAGTGGGCGCTGACGTTCTCGTTGTCGAGCCTGCCGCTGCTGGTGAACATCATGATCTACCTGGTGCTGGTGCCGATCCTGGTGTTCTTCTTCCTCAAGGACCGGGTAATGATCGGCGAATGGGTGCGCGGCTATTTGCCGCGTGAGCGGGCGTTGATCACCCGAGTTGCCGAGGAAATGAACCGGCAGATCGCCAACTACATTCGCGGCAAAGTCATCGAGATCGTGATTTGTGGCGGCGTGACCTACATTGCGTTCGTCGCGCTGGGGCTCAACTATGCGGCGCTGCTGGCTCTGTTGGTCGGCGTGTCGGTGGTGGTGCCCTATGTCGGGGCGGTGGTGGTGACCGTGCCGGTGTTGCTGATTGCGCTGTTCCAGTGGGGCTGGAGCGATCAGTTCATCTATCTGATGGCGGTCTACGGGATCATTCAGACCCTGGACGGCAACGTGCTGGTGCCGTTGCTGTTTTCCGAAGCGGTCAACCTGCACCCGGTAGCGATCATCTGCGCGGTGCTGTTGTTCGGCGGGTTGTGGGGATTCTGGGGAGTGTTCTTCGCGATTCCGCTGGCGACGCTGTTCAAGGCTGTACTCGATGCCTGGCCCCGCAAGGAGCCGGTGGTGGCGCCGCTGCTTTGA
- a CDS encoding peroxiredoxin: MAVVIDQPVTDFEAPATSGQTVSLSALKGKQVVIYFYPKDSTPGCTTEGQGFRDQYAAFKAANTEIFGISRDSLKSHENFKCKQEFPFELISDKDEAVCQLFDVIKLKKLYGKEYLGVDRSTFLIDKNGVLRQEWRGVKVPGHVDAVLAAAQALNKA; this comes from the coding sequence ATGGCCGTTGTCATCGACCAACCGGTTACGGATTTCGAAGCACCTGCCACCAGCGGGCAGACTGTCAGCCTGTCGGCCCTCAAGGGCAAGCAAGTGGTGATCTACTTCTATCCGAAGGACAGCACCCCGGGCTGCACGACCGAAGGCCAGGGCTTTCGCGATCAGTACGCGGCGTTCAAGGCTGCCAACACGGAAATCTTCGGCATCTCCCGCGACAGCCTGAAGTCCCACGAGAACTTCAAGTGCAAGCAGGAGTTTCCGTTCGAGCTGATCAGCGACAAGGACGAAGCCGTCTGCCAGTTGTTCGACGTGATCAAGCTGAAAAAGCTCTACGGCAAGGAATACCTGGGCGTTGATCGCAGCACCTTCCTGATCGACAAGAACGGTGTATTGCGTCAGGAATGGCGCGGCGTGAAGGTGCCAGGACATGTGGATGCTGTGCTGGCTGCTGCTCAGGCGCTGAACAAGGCCTGA
- a CDS encoding glycine cleavage system protein R has product MSTPTVREQFLVISALGANPMELTNVLCRASHENRCAVVTSRLTRHGECSALVLEISGSWDALARLEGSLPVLAKRHAFTVNVVRSAALENRPQALPYVAYVSSAYRPDIINELCQFFMDHNVELENLTCDTYQAPQTGGTMLNATFTVTLPAGTQISWLRDQFLDFADAMNLDALIEPWRPQNPM; this is encoded by the coding sequence ATGTCCACCCCCACAGTTCGCGAACAATTCCTTGTCATCAGTGCCCTCGGCGCCAATCCCATGGAGCTGACCAACGTCCTGTGCCGCGCCAGCCATGAAAACCGCTGTGCGGTGGTCACCTCGCGCCTGACCCGCCACGGCGAGTGCAGCGCATTGGTGCTTGAAATCTCCGGCAGCTGGGACGCCCTGGCTCGCCTGGAAGGCAGCCTGCCGGTGCTGGCCAAGCGTCATGCGTTCACCGTCAACGTGGTGCGCAGCGCCGCCCTGGAAAACCGTCCACAGGCCCTGCCATACGTGGCTTACGTGTCTTCGGCGTACCGCCCGGACATCATCAACGAGCTGTGCCAGTTCTTCATGGATCACAACGTCGAGCTGGAAAACCTGACCTGCGATACCTACCAGGCACCGCAAACCGGCGGCACCATGCTTAACGCCACGTTCACCGTGACCCTGCCCGCCGGCACCCAGATCAGCTGGCTGCGCGACCAGTTCCTGGATTTCGCCGACGCCATGAACCTGGATGCACTGATCGAACCTTGGCGCCCACAGAACCCAATGTAA
- the dapA gene encoding 4-hydroxy-tetrahydrodipicolinate synthase produces MIAGSMVALVTPMDAQGRLDWDSLSKLVDFHLKNGTHAIVAVGTTGESATLDVEEHIAVIKAVVKQVAGRIPVIAGTGANSTREAVELTRNAKEAGADACLLVVPYYNKPTQEGLYQHFKHIAEAVDIPQILYNVPGRTSCDMQAETVIRLSTVPNIIGIKEATGDLKRAKAIIDGVSKDFIVLSGDDPTAVELILLGGKGNISVTANVAPREMADLCEAALKGDAETARAINEKLMPLHKDLFIEANPIPVKWALVEMGLMHQGIRLPLTWLSAPCHETLRSALRQCNVLV; encoded by the coding sequence ATGATTGCGGGCAGTATGGTGGCACTGGTCACACCCATGGATGCACAAGGGCGTCTTGACTGGGACAGCCTCAGCAAACTCGTGGACTTCCATCTCAAGAACGGCACCCATGCCATTGTCGCGGTCGGCACCACCGGCGAGTCGGCAACCCTTGATGTAGAAGAACACATCGCCGTCATCAAAGCCGTGGTCAAACAGGTTGCCGGTCGAATTCCGGTGATCGCCGGTACCGGCGCCAACTCGACCCGCGAAGCAGTCGAGCTGACCCGCAATGCCAAAGAAGCCGGCGCCGATGCCTGCCTGCTGGTAGTCCCGTACTACAACAAGCCGACCCAGGAAGGCCTGTACCAGCACTTCAAGCACATCGCCGAAGCGGTCGACATCCCACAGATTCTCTACAACGTTCCTGGCCGCACTTCCTGCGACATGCAGGCCGAGACCGTGATCCGCCTGTCCACCGTGCCGAACATCATCGGCATCAAGGAAGCGACCGGCGACCTGAAACGCGCCAAGGCGATCATCGACGGCGTGAGCAAGGACTTCATCGTGCTGTCCGGCGATGATCCGACCGCAGTCGAGCTGATCCTGCTGGGCGGCAAGGGCAACATCTCCGTCACCGCCAACGTCGCCCCGCGCGAAATGGCCGACCTGTGCGAGGCCGCGCTCAAGGGCGACGCCGAGACTGCACGGGCCATCAACGAAAAACTGATGCCGCTGCACAAGGACCTGTTCATCGAAGCCAACCCGATTCCGGTGAAGTGGGCTTTGGTCGAAATGGGCCTGATGCACCAAGGCATCCGCCTGCCGCTGACCTGGCTGAGCGCTCCTTGTCATGAAACGCTGCGCTCGGCCCTGCGCCAGTGCAACGTCCTGGTTTAA
- the bamC gene encoding outer membrane protein assembly factor BamC: protein MKRMAGLSALALIISSTSGCGWIWGPEGYFRDRGSDYLEAQQTAPMQLPPDVSTSKRLDPLLPIPRNVADDTAKGEYIVPRPQPLSAVADASDYSLQKSGDSRWVMAQHPPAEVWPVAVQYFQDNGFRLDEQRPQTGEFTTTWQHSDELSAAMAKRLSAAGVSTDSETRVRVRIEPGVQRNTSEVYVVSAERPAGSTANVDFTNRSVNTGLDAALVDDMLASMSRTSEKGGSVSMLASRDFDTPSRVSLSEDGSGNPVLNVGTDLDRAWSSVGRALEQGEWRVEDINRSLGLYYINLSEKAEKKDEKPGFFSSLFGSAPTKEEVEARAERYQVRLSKVGENVQVTVEKNINTVAPADVARKVLSVIQDNLG, encoded by the coding sequence ATGAAGCGAATGGCCGGACTTTCCGCACTTGCCTTGATTATCTCCAGCACCAGTGGCTGCGGATGGATCTGGGGCCCGGAAGGTTATTTCCGTGACCGTGGTAGCGATTACCTGGAAGCGCAACAGACTGCACCGATGCAACTGCCACCGGACGTCAGCACCTCCAAGCGCCTGGATCCGCTGCTGCCGATCCCGCGCAACGTGGCCGACGACACCGCCAAGGGTGAATACATCGTTCCGCGTCCTCAGCCGCTGTCGGCCGTTGCCGACGCCAGCGACTACTCGCTGCAAAAGAGCGGTGATTCGCGTTGGGTCATGGCCCAGCACCCACCGGCCGAAGTCTGGCCAGTGGCGGTGCAATACTTCCAGGACAACGGTTTCCGTCTGGATGAACAGCGCCCGCAAACCGGCGAATTCACCACCACCTGGCAGCATTCCGACGAACTGTCCGCCGCCATGGCCAAGCGCCTGAGCGCCGCCGGCGTCAGCACCGACAGCGAAACCCGCGTGCGGGTGCGCATCGAGCCAGGCGTGCAGCGCAACACCAGTGAAGTCTACGTGGTCAGCGCCGAGCGTCCTGCCGGCAGCACCGCCAATGTCGATTTCACCAACCGTTCGGTCAACACCGGTCTCGACGCTGCGCTGGTCGACGACATGCTCGCGAGCATGAGCCGTACCTCCGAGAAGGGTGGTTCGGTGTCGATGCTGGCTTCGCGTGATTTCGACACCCCGAGCCGTGTCAGCCTGAGCGAAGACGGCAGCGGCAACCCGGTACTGAACGTCGGTACGGACCTGGATCGTGCCTGGTCGAGCGTCGGTCGTGCGCTGGAGCAGGGCGAATGGCGTGTTGAAGACATCAACCGCAGCCTGGGCCTCTACTACATCAACTTGTCCGAGAAGGCCGAGAAGAAAGACGAGAAGCCTGGTTTCTTCAGCAGCCTGTTCGGCAGCGCGCCGACCAAGGAAGAAGTTGAAGCCCGTGCCGAGCGTTATCAGGTTCGCCTGAGCAAGGTTGGCGAGAACGTTCAGGTGACCGTCGAGAAAAACATCAACACCGTTGCGCCGGCGGATGTGGCTCGCAAAGTGTTGAGCGTGATTCAGGACAACCTGGGCTGA
- a CDS encoding MBL fold metallo-hydrolase: MRFAVLGSGSQGNGTLIASADTYVLVDCGFSLRETEKRLLRLGVNPAQLSAILVTHEHADHVHGVGLLSRRYNLPVYLSRGTLRGMRKPIEPAGFVTGGEQLQIGALNIGVIAVAHDAQEPTQYVFSDGERRFGLLTDLGSYCERVLDGYRDLDALMIESNHCRDMLARGHYPYFLKQRVGGELGHLNNHQAAFLVAELGWQGLQHLVLAHLSSKNNLPQLARQCFVDTLGCDPDWLQLADQDSGLDWRHIA, translated from the coding sequence ATGCGTTTTGCCGTTCTCGGCAGCGGTAGCCAAGGGAACGGCACGCTGATCGCCAGTGCTGATACGTATGTGCTGGTGGATTGTGGTTTTTCCCTGCGGGAAACCGAAAAACGCCTGTTGCGCCTGGGTGTGAACCCGGCGCAACTGAGCGCGATACTCGTAACCCACGAACATGCCGACCACGTGCATGGCGTGGGTTTGCTGTCTCGGCGCTACAATCTGCCTGTCTACCTCAGTCGCGGCACACTGCGCGGGATGCGCAAACCGATTGAACCTGCCGGTTTCGTGACCGGTGGCGAGCAACTGCAGATCGGTGCTCTGAACATCGGGGTCATTGCCGTGGCCCATGATGCGCAGGAACCGACCCAGTATGTGTTCAGTGACGGTGAGCGGCGCTTCGGCCTGCTGACTGACCTGGGCTCTTACTGCGAGCGGGTGCTGGACGGCTATCGGGACCTCGATGCATTGATGATCGAGTCCAATCACTGTCGCGACATGCTCGCCCGTGGTCATTACCCGTACTTTCTCAAGCAGCGGGTGGGCGGCGAGCTGGGACATTTGAACAACCATCAGGCGGCATTCCTGGTGGCGGAGTTGGGCTGGCAAGGCCTGCAACACCTGGTCCTGGCCCATCTGAGCAGCAAGAACAACCTGCCGCAGCTGGCCCGGCAATGTTTCGTCGACACCCTCGGGTGCGACCCGGACTGGCTGCAACTGGCCGATCAAGATTCAGGGCTCGACTGGCGCCACATCGCCTAG
- the purC gene encoding phosphoribosylaminoimidazolesuccinocarboxamide synthase — MEKREELYRGKAKSVYKTDDADRLILLFRNDTSAFDGKRIEQLDRKGMVNNKFNAFIMQKLEAAGIPTQFDKLLADNEVLVKKLDMIPVECVVRNYAAGSLVKRLGVEEGMKLNPYTFELFLKDDAKGDPFINESHVVAFGWGTAEQLARMKELSLKVNEVLSKLFDDAGLLLVDFKLEFGVFSDGSIVLGDEFSPDGCRLWDKDTKKKMDKDRFRQGLGDVIEAYEEVANRLGVPL, encoded by the coding sequence ATGGAAAAACGTGAAGAACTCTACCGCGGCAAAGCCAAATCGGTTTACAAGACCGACGACGCTGACCGCTTGATCCTGCTGTTTCGCAACGACACTTCGGCGTTCGACGGCAAGCGCATCGAGCAGCTCGACCGCAAAGGCATGGTGAACAACAAGTTCAACGCCTTCATCATGCAGAAACTCGAAGCGGCCGGTATTCCGACCCAGTTCGACAAGCTGCTGGCCGACAACGAAGTGCTGGTGAAAAAACTCGACATGATCCCGGTCGAGTGCGTCGTGCGTAACTACGCCGCCGGCAGCCTGGTCAAGCGTCTGGGCGTCGAGGAGGGCATGAAGCTCAACCCGTACACCTTCGAACTGTTCCTGAAGGACGACGCCAAGGGCGACCCGTTCATCAACGAATCCCACGTCGTGGCATTCGGCTGGGGCACCGCCGAGCAACTGGCGCGCATGAAAGAACTGTCGCTCAAGGTCAACGAAGTCCTGAGCAAACTGTTCGACGACGCAGGCCTCTTGCTGGTGGACTTCAAACTTGAATTCGGCGTGTTCAGCGACGGCTCCATCGTCCTGGGCGACGAGTTCAGCCCGGACGGCTGCCGTCTGTGGGACAAGGACACCAAGAAGAAGATGGACAAGGACCGCTTCCGCCAGGGCCTCGGTGACGTCATCGAAGCCTACGAAGAAGTCGCCAACCGTCTGGGCGTACCGCTTTAA
- a CDS encoding restriction endonuclease, whose protein sequence is MISRNVPDSWQALQTEVGRILHECGFDVEVEKKTQAVRGAVELDVYAEETVRGRKYAIVCECKYWKSRIPQNVVHGFRTVVQDIGANIGYIISMEGFQSGAISASDLTNLKLVTWQEFQDIFEESWYEGFFTNQIHERLSSLMTYAEPFAPTWFEQMSDEDKSTYFALRDKYEPFAWVMQSLGPYSRRFRANPIPQLPLRMRLDADPTLGTIPAHILDETGYRELLEASLAYGEAALSEFRVLRDRYTS, encoded by the coding sequence ATGATCAGCCGAAACGTTCCTGACAGTTGGCAAGCGCTGCAGACTGAGGTCGGCCGCATTCTTCATGAGTGTGGTTTCGACGTCGAGGTTGAGAAAAAGACTCAGGCTGTTCGGGGGGCAGTGGAGCTGGACGTTTACGCAGAGGAAACAGTTCGCGGCCGGAAGTATGCCATCGTATGTGAGTGTAAATACTGGAAGTCGCGTATCCCGCAAAACGTCGTTCACGGGTTCCGAACCGTAGTTCAGGACATCGGGGCCAATATTGGCTACATCATTTCGATGGAAGGATTTCAGTCTGGAGCTATATCCGCTAGCGACTTGACGAATTTGAAGCTCGTCACTTGGCAAGAGTTTCAGGATATCTTTGAAGAGAGTTGGTACGAAGGATTCTTCACCAACCAGATTCATGAAAGGCTGTCTAGCTTGATGACTTACGCCGAGCCATTTGCACCTACATGGTTTGAACAAATGTCGGATGAGGATAAGTCAACATACTTCGCGCTTAGGGATAAGTATGAACCGTTCGCGTGGGTAATGCAGTCGCTCGGCCCCTACAGTCGTCGTTTCAGAGCAAACCCCATTCCTCAGCTTCCTCTGCGTATGAGACTTGATGCAGACCCGACTTTAGGCACTATTCCGGCTCACATCTTGGACGAAACTGGATACAGAGAGCTCCTGGAAGCCTCCTTGGCCTATGGCGAAGCCGCGCTTTCAGAGTTCCGAGTATTGCGGGATAGGTACACGTCCTAA
- a CDS encoding DUF3077 domain-containing protein translates to MHDAPEEKTAGATPFLYCSDIPLFHVSAGVPVSQALAQASDLLALAKALAEDAAFIRETDRYAWAAHFLTEMGKAVVDDVMKAVSPRPARTLNTEK, encoded by the coding sequence ATGCATGATGCACCTGAAGAAAAAACCGCTGGGGCTACGCCCTTCCTCTATTGCTCCGACATTCCGTTGTTTCATGTCAGCGCTGGAGTGCCTGTCAGCCAGGCGTTGGCTCAAGCTTCTGACTTGCTGGCCCTTGCCAAAGCACTTGCCGAAGATGCGGCGTTCATCCGGGAAACTGACAGATATGCTTGGGCTGCGCATTTCTTGACGGAGATGGGTAAGGCGGTTGTTGATGATGTGATGAAGGCGGTTTCGCCGAGGCCTGCAAGAACGCTGAACACAGAAAAGTAA
- a CDS encoding DUF2950 domain-containing protein, which yields MNIHSLVRSCLILAAGLAFSTFASAQQVFPTPEKAADAFVEALGTQHADQKRLTELLGEEWHSFIPREGVQRSDVDAFLQQYREQHTLEKTGDSKAVLSVGPDHWTLPIPLIKDKTGWRFDMKAAQVEIRARRIGRNELAAVQSALAYHDAQMDYASEDRDGDGALEYAQKIFSSPGKHDGLYWPEDDTNQISPLGPAFGQAINDEDWHGYHFRILDAQGPSAPGGAYSYLIGDKMSRGFALIAWPAKYDDTGVMSFMISHEGQVFQKDLGPDGEKVAKAMKRFDPDDSWEVVDLGQK from the coding sequence ATGAACATCCATTCTCTGGTCAGGAGCTGCCTGATCCTCGCGGCCGGCCTCGCGTTTTCGACCTTCGCCTCGGCCCAGCAAGTGTTTCCAACCCCGGAAAAAGCCGCTGATGCCTTCGTCGAAGCCCTCGGTACACAACACGCCGATCAAAAACGCCTGACCGAACTGCTGGGCGAGGAATGGCACAGCTTCATTCCCCGTGAAGGCGTCCAGCGCAGCGATGTCGATGCCTTCCTCCAGCAATACCGCGAACAGCACACCCTTGAAAAAACCGGCGACAGCAAGGCCGTGCTCTCCGTCGGGCCCGATCACTGGACGCTGCCCATCCCGCTCATCAAAGACAAAACCGGTTGGCGCTTCGACATGAAAGCCGCGCAGGTCGAAATTCGCGCCCGCCGCATCGGTCGTAACGAACTGGCGGCGGTGCAATCGGCGCTGGCCTACCACGACGCCCAAATGGACTACGCCTCGGAAGACCGCGACGGCGACGGCGCCCTCGAATACGCACAAAAAATCTTCAGCTCCCCCGGCAAACACGACGGCCTCTATTGGCCAGAAGACGACACCAACCAGATCAGCCCCCTCGGCCCCGCCTTCGGCCAGGCCATCAACGACGAAGACTGGCACGGCTACCACTTCCGCATCCTCGACGCCCAAGGCCCGTCTGCACCCGGCGGCGCCTACAGCTATCTGATTGGAGACAAGATGAGTCGCGGGTTTGCCTTGATCGCGTGGCCAGCGAAGTATGACGACACCGGGGTGATGAGCTTCATGATCAGCCATGAGGGCCAGGTGTTTCAGAAGGATCTCGGGCCGGATGGGGAGAAGGTGGCGAAAGCGATGAAGCGGTTTGATCCGGATGATAGTTGGGAGGTGGTGGATTTGGGGCAGAAGTAG